The genomic DNA CCTTTGTTTATCGCCTTTAATCCTTTCATATATCACATTTCCCTTTGTTTTAAGGAAAAACAATGTGCCGTTCTTCCTTAAATTCTCTACATTGTCCCAATTAAGGACAATTCCTCCGCCCGTTGCAATCACACATCCGTCAAAATTTGATACCTCAGATATCACCTCCTTTTCCTTTTCCCTAAAGTATTTTTCTCCCTTTTCTTTAAATATTTTTCTAATCTTCATTTTTTCCCTTTCTTCTATTATATCATCTGTGCTTATGTATTTCATATTTAAAATTTTAGAAAGGCAAGAACCAACAGAGCTTTTTCCAGAACCCATAAAGCCAATTAAAACGATATTACCATTTAACATCAAATTGCCTTACCTTTCCACCCTTCTCTGTAAAGAAAAGAAACCCCTGTTTTTTTCCAAGCTCATATATTTCCTTTGTTATCTCTACATCATATTTGCAATATTCTATAAGCTTAGGAATATTGCCCTCCTTCCACCATTTAATGGCATCCAAGCCAGAGCCCTTCTTTTCCTTTTTAAGGTTTGCTTTGGCAAGGTTATCAAGGCTTATCCTAAACCCCAATGCCTTTTGAGCCTCCCTTAACATATCAAGGGTTGGAATAGAAAATAGGTCTTTTTCTGTATATCCTTTTAAAACCTTATAATCAAAAGAAAAAAGATTAAATCCAACAACAAGCTCTGATGAGAAAAGCTCGTCTATTAACTTTAAAACCTCATCTTCCATAAATGCCCTATATTCACCCCCTTTAAATATTACACCCACAGACATCCTTAAGCCTTTAAAATCCCTATCTTCTCCAAATGCATCCTGTGTCTCAAGGTCAAAAAATGTTTTACTCATAAAATCCAACCTTTTTTCTTACTTCAGTCATTGTCCTTGAGGCTATTTCATATGCCCTTTCCTTTCCTCTTTTAAGAATTTTTGAAAGATATTCGCTATCCTTTTCTAATTCCTCCCTTTTTTCCCTGATAGGCTTAAGCTCATCGCTTAAAAGGGAAGAAAGGCTATCCTTACAGGAAACACACCCTATTTTTGCATCTTTACATCCAACCTCTGTTTCTTTGGATTTCTCTTTAAAAAAAGCCTTCCATATAGCAAAGACATTGCATATATCTGGATGTCCAGGATTATGAGGATGAATCCTCTCTTTGTCGGTAATCATCATCTTTATCTTTTTCCTTATTTCATCAGAGGAATCAGAGATGAATATGGCATTGTTATAGCTCTTGCTCATTTTCCTTCCGTCTGTTCCAGCAAGCTTTGGCGTTTCTGTAAGTAATGGAGATGGAGTAGGAAATGTCTCTCCATAAAGATGATTAAACCTCCTCAATAGCTCCCTTGTAAGCTCAAGGTGTGGAAGCTGATCAACACCTATTGGAACAATTGTTGCCTTATAAAGGAGGATGTCTGCTGATTGAAGAACAGGATAGCCTAAAAATCCATGCGTTTCTAAGTCAAGATTTGAAAGCTCTTTTATTTGCTCTTTATAGGTTGGGTTTCTCTTAAGCCATCCAAGTGGTGTAATGATTGAAAAAAGGAGGTATAGCTCAGAATGGCAGGGTATTTCTGATTGGCAGAAGATAATAGCCTTCTCTGGGTCTATGCCAAAGGAGAGCCAATCAATAAGAACCTCCTTTGTATTGTTTGCCAATAGATTTGAAGATTGATATTCGCTCATTAGGGCATGCCAATCTGCAATCATATAGAGGCATTCATACCTTTCTTGCAAAAAGCCCCAATTTTCTAATGCACCCTTTAGATGACCAAGGTGCAGCTTCCCTGTAGGACGCATCCCGGAAAGGACTCTTTCCATCAATAAATTAGTGTTCTCGGGTCGATGGGTCGGTTGTTCTTTAAGACCTCAAAATGTAGGTGAGTGCCTGTGGTAAGCCCTGAATCGCCTGCTGCTCCAATAGATTCCTTTTTTTCAACCGATTGTCCCTCATGGACAAAGATTCTTGAAAGATGGGCATACAATGTTTTGTATGTATTGTTATGCTTTATAATAACACACCTGCCATAGCCTGATTTCCATCCTGCAAAGATAACCTTTCCATCGCCTGCTGATTTTATGCTACTTCCATAAGGTGCTGCCACATCAATGCCTGTATGAAAATGGTATCTTTCAAGGATGGGATGAAACCTATAGCCAAAACCAGAGGTAATGCGGCCAACAATGGGTTTAACAAAATTATCAGAAAAATTTTGGGCAATGGCTATTTCTTTTGTTAGATTAGCACCAGGAAGGAAGATTTTCTCCCCTGGTCTTATTATGCTTGTTGAAATCTCATTTACCTCTTTTATCTTATCTAAAGAAACATTAAATCTCCTTGCAATATCCCATAGGGTTTGGCCGCTTTTTACCTTATAAACTATTCCCTTCTGGCTTGGAATCTTAAGGCTAATTCCCTCTTTTATTACATTGGTGGTCAGGTTATTTACGCTTATTATGGTAGAAAGGTT from bacterium includes the following:
- a CDS encoding ribonuclease H-like domain-containing protein, which translates into the protein MSKTFFDLETQDAFGEDRDFKGLRMSVGVIFKGGEYRAFMEDEVLKLIDELFSSELVVGFNLFSFDYKVLKGYTEKDLFSIPTLDMLREAQKALGFRISLDNLAKANLKKEKKGSGLDAIKWWKEGNIPKLIEYCKYDVEITKEIYELGKKQGFLFFTEKGGKVRQFDVKW
- a CDS encoding shikimate kinase, producing MLNGNIVLIGFMGSGKSSVGSCLSKILNMKYISTDDIIEEREKMKIRKIFKEKGEKYFREKEKEVISEVSNFDGCVIATGGGIVLNWDNVENLRKNGTLFFLKTKGNVIYERIKGDKQRPLLSVDDPISAIRRILKARLPLYKEAADWTIDTSSLSISEVADRVIKKIKGGKK
- a CDS encoding M23 family metallopeptidase, with product MKNFLYISILGFILFLPLLIKSGNKERFLGIEKKELLTSLMIESHNVTIPKLEEKESKNGIIYTTYITKAGDTLWSISRKFGLNLSTIISVNNLTTNVIKEGISLKIPSQKGIVYKVKSGQTLWDIARRFNVSLDKIKEVNEISTSIIRPGEKIFLPGANLTKEIAIAQNFSDNFVKPIVGRITSGFGYRFHPILERYHFHTGIDVAAPYGSSIKSAGDGKVIFAGWKSGYGRCVIIKHNNTYKTLYAHLSRIFVHEGQSVEKKESIGAAGDSGLTTGTHLHFEVLKNNRPIDPRTLIY
- the trpS gene encoding tryptophan--tRNA ligase, with the translated sequence MERVLSGMRPTGKLHLGHLKGALENWGFLQERYECLYMIADWHALMSEYQSSNLLANNTKEVLIDWLSFGIDPEKAIIFCQSEIPCHSELYLLFSIITPLGWLKRNPTYKEQIKELSNLDLETHGFLGYPVLQSADILLYKATIVPIGVDQLPHLELTRELLRRFNHLYGETFPTPSPLLTETPKLAGTDGRKMSKSYNNAIFISDSSDEIRKKIKMMITDKERIHPHNPGHPDICNVFAIWKAFFKEKSKETEVGCKDAKIGCVSCKDSLSSLLSDELKPIREKREELEKDSEYLSKILKRGKERAYEIASRTMTEVRKKVGFYE